In a single window of the Caulobacter soli genome:
- a CDS encoding efflux transporter outer membrane subunit: protein MTGERQRPRPFRSGASILALSLAGLALAGCVHTPRPTPDTRLPAAYAAPAGAALPQATLDRWWTSFNDPQLTALIETALEKAPDARTATAKLEEARAVRKGQVRQLYIPSTPLTGKASKTHTDILDSKGASFTQGGDSESYGANFDVSWELDLWGRRRAARQVVDNDLAAARFNYEGARAALAASVAQSYFDARGLAVQLDDAQETARINGELREFSTKKAKAGLIASSEADRAAADEAQSLAQVENLQGQLTAARRTLLILVGRGIDPVASLPVDATLDAAPPIPATLPDALLARRPDIREAQARLASAAGNLKINELALLPTLNLTPGVGWSKSVSPAFPFITESGATTGGKTSTTSSAWTLGANISIPVLNIPSLLADIDAQNARTQQAAIAYEKAVQTAYGEAENAMVQLAADQRRVALLTDGEARAQRAYAAGRKGYTLGLTDLTSTLQSEMTWRASRTALTGAKTQALQRAVQAYKALGGGWAPDALVPQDQTQQVSSK, encoded by the coding sequence ATGACCGGAGAGCGCCAGCGCCCTCGGCCATTCCGATCCGGAGCCTCCATCCTGGCCTTGAGCCTGGCGGGCCTGGCCCTGGCCGGCTGCGTGCACACCCCGCGCCCGACGCCCGACACCCGCCTGCCGGCCGCCTACGCGGCGCCCGCCGGCGCCGCCCTGCCCCAAGCGACGCTGGATCGCTGGTGGACCAGCTTCAACGATCCGCAGCTGACCGCCCTGATCGAGACCGCTCTGGAAAAGGCGCCCGACGCCCGCACCGCCACGGCCAAGCTGGAAGAGGCGCGCGCCGTCCGCAAAGGACAGGTGCGCCAGCTCTACATCCCCTCGACCCCGCTGACCGGCAAGGCCAGCAAGACCCACACCGATATCCTCGACAGCAAAGGCGCCAGCTTCACCCAGGGCGGCGATAGCGAAAGCTATGGCGCCAATTTCGACGTCTCCTGGGAGCTGGACCTCTGGGGCCGTCGCCGGGCCGCCCGCCAGGTGGTCGACAACGACCTGGCCGCCGCCCGCTTCAATTACGAAGGCGCCCGCGCCGCCCTGGCCGCCAGCGTCGCCCAGTCCTATTTCGACGCGCGCGGCCTGGCCGTGCAGTTGGACGACGCCCAGGAGACCGCCCGCATCAACGGCGAACTGCGCGAGTTCTCGACCAAGAAGGCCAAGGCCGGCCTGATCGCCAGCTCCGAGGCCGACCGCGCCGCCGCCGACGAGGCCCAGAGCCTGGCCCAGGTCGAGAACCTGCAAGGCCAGCTGACCGCCGCCCGCCGCACCCTGCTCATCCTGGTCGGGCGGGGCATAGATCCGGTCGCCAGCCTGCCGGTCGACGCCACGCTGGACGCCGCCCCGCCGATCCCCGCCACCCTCCCCGACGCCCTGTTGGCGCGGCGGCCCGACATTCGCGAGGCCCAGGCGCGCCTGGCCTCGGCGGCCGGCAATCTGAAGATCAACGAACTGGCCCTACTGCCGACCCTGAACCTGACGCCCGGCGTCGGCTGGTCCAAGAGCGTGTCGCCGGCCTTCCCGTTCATCACCGAGTCCGGCGCGACGACCGGCGGCAAGACCTCGACCACCAGCTCGGCCTGGACGCTGGGCGCCAATATTTCGATCCCGGTGCTGAACATCCCGTCCCTGCTGGCCGACATCGACGCCCAGAACGCCCGCACGCAACAGGCGGCCATCGCCTATGAGAAGGCGGTGCAGACCGCCTATGGCGAGGCCGAGAACGCCATGGTGCAACTGGCCGCCGACCAGCGCCGCGTGGCCTTGCTGACCGACGGCGAGGCCCGCGCCCAGCGCGCCTACGCCGCCGGCCGCAAGGGCTACACCCTGGGCCTGACCGACCTGACCAGCACCCTGCAGTCCGAAATGACCTGGCGCGCCAGCCGCACAGCCCTGACCGGAGCCAAGACCCAGGCCCTGCAACGGGCCGTCCAGGCCTACAAGGCGCTGGGCGGCGGCTGGGCGCCCGACGCCCTGGTTCCGCAAGACCAGACCCAGCAAGTTTCCTCGAAATGA
- a CDS encoding MarR family winged helix-turn-helix transcriptional regulator encodes MTDDPHSAPGAWRTSPVSRDPIGQRLKTISVLTRQVSRKIGESLGVNVTDMAALEQLLSHGPMTPGQLAEHLKVTTAAATQIVDRLERAGHVTRERQAGDRRKICVVPLEASIDRAFVQLAPMLDGLDGVIAGLSPAERQVIERFLDQVADVYHAVANLPPSAPGPH; translated from the coding sequence GCGTGGCGGACCTCGCCAGTGTCCCGCGACCCGATCGGTCAGCGGCTGAAGACCATTTCCGTCCTGACCCGCCAGGTCAGCCGCAAGATCGGCGAGAGCCTGGGCGTCAATGTCACCGACATGGCCGCCCTGGAGCAGCTTCTGAGCCACGGCCCCATGACGCCGGGCCAGCTGGCCGAGCATTTGAAGGTGACCACGGCCGCCGCCACCCAGATCGTCGATCGCCTGGAGCGGGCCGGCCATGTGACGCGGGAACGCCAGGCCGGCGACCGGCGCAAGATCTGCGTCGTGCCGCTGGAGGCCTCGATCGACCGGGCTTTCGTGCAGTTGGCCCCGATGCTGGACGGACTGGACGGCGTGATCGCCGGCCTCTCCCCGGCCGAGCGCCAGGTGATCGAGCGCTTCCTGGATCAGGTCGCTGATGTCTACCACGCTGTCGCCAACCTTCCGCCGTCGGCTCCCGGGCCTCACTGA
- a CDS encoding efflux RND transporter periplasmic adaptor subunit — MRSFPMTTRTALAAMILIASVGLTACGDKKDKAQSGKAGAAAAAQARTVSVGSVETRPLGGGVEASGLLVSREEAAVGSELSGYRVARLYADEGDWVRAGQPLAQLDDTLLRAQVDQQAAVTAQSQAEAARVAGLDGQGVLSQEQIETRRYQAKAQEAALKELRTRVSRMTITSPVSGRVLQRGVQPGQIAGGGTTPWFTIARDGLVELDAEVNEADLPGIREGQSAQVSLPGGQSISGVVRLVSPRVDSNSRLGKVRVRLPVRPDLRPGGFGRATFGASGAAVTAIPESAIRYEADGLSVMTVDSNNRAHQVAVKIGQKGGGWAQLVQGPPAGTRIVLGGASFVADGDTIRPATNTQQAAR; from the coding sequence ATGAGATCCTTTCCCATGACGACCCGCACCGCGCTCGCCGCCATGATCCTGATCGCCTCGGTGGGCCTGACCGCCTGTGGCGACAAGAAGGACAAGGCCCAATCGGGTAAGGCGGGGGCCGCCGCCGCCGCCCAGGCCCGCACCGTCAGCGTCGGCTCCGTCGAGACCCGGCCGCTGGGCGGCGGGGTCGAGGCCTCGGGCCTGCTGGTCTCGCGCGAGGAAGCCGCCGTCGGCTCCGAACTCAGCGGCTACCGCGTCGCCCGCCTCTACGCCGACGAAGGCGACTGGGTCCGCGCCGGCCAGCCCCTGGCCCAGCTGGACGACACCCTGCTGCGCGCCCAGGTCGACCAGCAGGCGGCCGTCACCGCCCAGTCCCAGGCCGAGGCGGCCCGCGTCGCCGGCCTGGACGGCCAGGGCGTGCTGAGCCAGGAGCAGATCGAAACCCGCCGCTACCAGGCCAAGGCCCAGGAAGCGGCGCTGAAGGAACTGCGCACCCGCGTCTCGCGCATGACCATCACCTCGCCGGTCAGCGGCCGGGTCCTGCAGCGCGGCGTGCAGCCGGGCCAGATCGCCGGCGGCGGAACCACGCCCTGGTTCACCATCGCCCGCGACGGCCTGGTCGAGCTGGACGCCGAGGTCAATGAAGCCGATCTCCCGGGCATTCGCGAGGGCCAGTCGGCCCAGGTCAGCCTGCCCGGCGGCCAGTCGATCTCGGGCGTCGTGCGCCTGGTCAGCCCGCGCGTCGACAGCAACAGCCGCCTGGGCAAGGTGCGCGTGCGCCTGCCCGTCCGGCCCGACCTGCGGCCCGGCGGCTTCGGCCGCGCCACCTTCGGCGCTTCGGGCGCGGCGGTCACCGCCATTCCGGAATCGGCGATCCGCTACGAGGCCGACGGCCTGTCGGTGATGACTGTCGACAGCAACAACCGCGCCCACCAGGTGGCGGTGAAGATCGGCCAGAAGGGCGGCGGCTGGGCTCAGCTGGTCCAGGGCCCGCCGGCCGGAACCCGCATCGTGCTGGGCGGCGCCTCGTTCGTCGCCGACGGCGACACGATCCGTCCCGCGACCAACACCCAGCAGGCGGCGCGCTGA